A genomic stretch from Setaria viridis chromosome 1, Setaria_viridis_v4.0, whole genome shotgun sequence includes:
- the LOC117859866 gene encoding uncharacterized protein gives MLQFPALMRQWPSPPLIPASTLLPVPATSHEDELLLAMAESDLEDKLNEIRKANSNLVIIGKPTGDTKEEYDAEVEDDDADNVEESDGDDFDQETG, from the exons ATGCTCCAGTTCCCTGCGCTGATGCGGCagtggccgtcgccgccgctgatcCCGGCGTCCACGCTGCTTCCCGTGCCGGCTACCTCCCACGAggacgagctcctcctcgccatGGCGGAGTCCGACCTCGAGGATAAG CTGAACGAGATCCGGAAGGCCAACAGCAACCTGGTGATCATCGGAAAGCCCACGGGCGACACCAAGGAGGAGTACGACGCTgaggtggaggacgacgacgcggacAACGTCGaggagtccgacggcgacgaCTTCGACCAGGAAACTGGCTGA
- the LOC117859872 gene encoding protein JOKA2 isoform X1: protein MSDRSSPAAPTFFPFGPQAEVRDVTFKVKYGDTLKRFYGCVNGAHLDMNLSALRAKIATAFKFGPDADFILTYTDEDGDAVMLDDDDDLRDAALRQKLNPLRITVQLKKSQPTEQKERNSTPVKPTAQDPLSQIMSAIEGLKPAQEESLAHIKSAIGEAIKSIPEPIPDALAKLSHEVLDAAPPPLAELMKPFVQMMAPSNGGNGPSDAHAEGSSTSSTRVAEDAPVAVPAIAKPKAKACLDLRSVLKDAPVAAPSVEASQGQQPSMYPSVEELLFPSNSVDKPVCKGKIDAQSKGKSVASSATQPASLHAVPIHVPPPPPCVSELFRPRRSQPHQWQSENNTKVTSDSRWRIPMYKVPYAPPAAVSHAPPGYGPSPHFPYPGRLLSSGHPYGDLAGNMENSAPRSLHRWIQCDGCGVQPIVGPRFKSNVKEDYDLCNSCFQRMGNEVEYTKIDKPILPHRLLRDPHSYRKVHHPRVVMKSKREKLESRFILDVTVLDGTLMTPSTPFTKIWRMHNNGSIVWPLGTQLIWVGGDQFALQTSVPLEIPVNGFPVDKEIDVAVDFVAPTRPGRYISYWRLASPSGQKFGQRVWVHIQVEDPSFVNDNNRNTAINLNLPPEGSSANTTSLIDVNIEPVDPALSAHAKRTKEFHFYPSDVPEPKKSQPALVVATSMPAAAPANLVVDVPMSSATAAAFVPSVSVPAPAPAPAPELLAPVGPSPVNVPILPTTVPVSMPAPASAPASAPASVPVPPPAASAAAPEPFDIDGHNEEKLLRELEEMGFRQIDLNKEILRQNNYNLELSVDDLCGVNEWDPLLAELEEMGFDDTEMNKELLAKNGGSIKRAVMDLIAREKKDK from the exons ATGTCCGACCGgagctcgccggccgcgccgacgTTCTTCCCCTTCGGCCCGCAGGCCGAAGTGCGAGACGTCACATTCAAG GTCAAATACGGTGACACTCTTAAGAGGTTTTATGGTTGTGTCAATGGAGCTCATTTGGACATGAATTTATCTGCTCTGCGGGCAAAGATAGCAACTGCCTTTAAGTTCGGTCCTGATGCTGACTTCATTCTGACTTACACCGATGAGGATGGTGATGCTGTCAtgctagatgatgatgatgacctgCGTGATGCAGCTCTGCGTCAGAAACTAAACCCTCTGAGGATTACTGTTCAGCTAAAGAAAAGTCAACCAACTGAACAAAAGGAGAGAAATTCTACACCTGTGAAGCCTACTGCTCAGGATCCACTGTCCCAGATAATGTCAGCTATCGAAGGTTTGAAACCTGCTCAGGAAGAAAGTCTGGCACATATAAAATCAGCTATAGGTGAAGCTATCAAGTCTATCCCAGAGCCAATTCCTGATGCCCTTGCAAAACTCTCTCATGAAGTACTTGATGCGGCACCACCACCATTAGCTGAGCTGATGAAACCTTTTGTGCAAATGATGGCACCGAGCAATGGTGGCAATGGACCATCTGATGCACATGCTGAAGGGTCATCCACCTCTTCTACTCGTGTGGCAGAGGATGCTCCTGTTGCTGTTCCTGCCATAGCTAAGCCCAAAGCTAAGGCATGTTTGGATCTTAGGAGTGTGTTAAAGGATGCTCCTGTTGCTGCTCCTAGTGTTGAGGCTTCTCAAGGTCAGCAACCATCAATGTACCCATCTGTTGAGGAGTTGCTGTTCCCCAGTAATTCAGTTGACAAACCTGTTTGCAAAGGGAAGATTGATGCTCAAAGTAAGGGCAAATCTGTTGCGTCCTCTGCCACTCAGCCTGCCTCCCTGCATGCTGTTCCCATTCATgttccgcctccacctccttgtGTTTCTGAATTGTTCCGTCCACGAAGGAGCCAACCACACCAGTGGCAATCTGAAAATAATACAAAAGTCACTAGTGATTCCAGATGGCGCATTCCAATGTATAAAGTTCCCTATGCACCACCTGCAGCAGTGTCTCATGCACCACCAGGCTATGGACCTTCTCCACATTTTCCTTATCCAGGCCGTCTCTTGTCTTCTGGGCATCCATATGGAGATCTTGCTGGCAATATGGAGAACTCTGCACCACGTAGTCTCCATAGATGGATTCAGTGTGATGGTTGTGGAGTACAACCAATTGTTGGTCCACGTTTCAAATCTAACGT GAAAGAAGACTACGATTTGTGCAATTCCTGTTTCCAGCGCATGGGAAATGAAGTTGAGTACACCAAAATAGACAAGCCTATTTTACCACACAGGTTACTGAGAGATCCTCATTCG TATCGAAAGGTGCACCACCCACGGGTTGTGATGAAGTCGAAACGGGAGAAACTTGAAAGTCGCTTCATTTTGGATGTAACTGTCCTGGATGGCACACTGATGACACCTTCTACCCCGTTTACTAAGATTTGGCGCATGCATAACAATGGGTCTATCGTGTGGCCATTGGGCACACAGCTTATCTGGGTCGGTGGAGATCAGTTTGCATTGCAGACCTCTGTTCCATTAGAG ATTCCAGTCAATGGGTTTCCTGTGGATAAGGAGATTGATGTTGCTGTTGATTTTGTGGCACCCACAAGGCCTGGGAGGTACATATCTTACTGGAGGTTGGCATCACCTTCTGGTCAGAAATTTGGTCAGCGAGTTTGGGTTCATATTCAG GTGGAAGATCCTTCCTTTGTTAATGACAATAACAGGAACACTGCTATTAATCTGAATCTGCCACCAGAAGGCAGTAGTGCAAACACAACTAGCCTAATTGATGTGAACATTGAGCCTGTTGACCCAGCCCTTAGTGCACATGCCAAACGCACTAAAGAGTTCCACTTCTATCCGAGTGATGTTCCAGAGCCCAAGAAATCTCAGCCTGCTCTAGTAGTTGCTACCTCTATGCCTGCAGCAGCTCCTGCAAACCTTGTCGTTGATGTTCCCATGTCCAGTGccactgctgctgcttttgTGCCTTCTGTTAGTGTgcctgcacctgcacctgcacctgcacctgAGCTGCTTGCCCCGGTTGGACCTTCACCTGTTAATGTGCCTATCCTGCCTACAACTGTGCCTGTTTCTATGCCTGCCCCTGCATCCGCACCTGCATCTGCCCCTGCTTCTGTGCCTGTGCCTCCACCTGCAGCCAGCGCCGCAGCACCTGAGCCTTTTGACATAGATGGTCACAATGAAGAGAAGCTGCTGAgggagctggaggaaatgggcTTTAGGCAGATTGATCTGAACAAGGAAATCCTTAGGCAGAACAATTACAACCTGGAGCTGTCTGTGGATGATCTGTGTGGCGTCAACGAATGGGATCCCCTCCTTGCAGAGCTGGAGGAGATG GGTTTCGATGATACTGAGATGAACAAGGAGCTGCTCGCAAAGAACGGGGGAAGCATCAAGCGAGCTGTGATGGACCTCATCGCCAGGGAGAAGAAGGACAAGTGA
- the LOC117859855 gene encoding inorganic phosphate transporter 2-1, chloroplastic, with the protein MSQSSPFFSIARAHAGAGGRAAAAALLLRQPVAQLPTNIHSLRCFPSARVTHAKTLRSHLNLPRATLSSFADADDGSKTKPDEAEAGEEQNGECEMSEMAKAFHISPRMAMSISMTTAFAALTVPLAMRSLVCRGTFKMSVLAYLTLLSGFYMAWNIGANDVANAMGTSVGSGALTLRQAVLTAAVLEFSGAFLMGTHVTSTMQKGILVASVFQGKDSLLFAGLLSSLAAAGTWLQVASSYGWPVSTTHCIVGAMVGFGLVYGGVNAVFWSSLARVSSSWVISPLMGAAVSFLVYKCIRRFVYSAPNPGQAAAAAAPIAVFTGVTAISFAAFPLSKVFPIALLQALSCGAIGAIIVTRVIQKQLGELLSSEAEKIASADKSNVQQVGFLSDIAGPTGAQLQIVYGVFGYLQVLSACFMSFAHGGNDVSNAIGPLAAALSILQGVASSAEIVIPTEVLAWGGFGIVAGLTMWGYRVIATIGKKITELTPTRGFAAEFAAASVVLFASKLGLPISATHTLVGAVMGVGFSRGLNRVRVETVREIVVSWLVTIPAGAVLCVLYTTILTKILAYFM; encoded by the exons ATGTCTCAATCCTCTCCGTTCTTCTCCATCGCCCGAGCACACGCTGGAGCAGGAGGGCGGGCTGCGGCAGCCGCTCTCCTGCTCCGTCAGCCCGTTGCTCAGCTGCCAACCAACATTCACAGCCTGAGGTGTTTCCCTTCGGCCAGAGTGACACATGCCAAGACGCTGCGATCGCACCTGAACCTCCCTCGTGCCACGCTGTCCTCCTTTGCCGATGCTGATGATGGCTCCAAAACGAAACCTGATGAGGCAGAGGCTGGGGAGGAGCAGAACGGGGAATGCGAGATGTCGGAGATGGCCAAGGCATTCCATATCTCACCAAGGATGGCGATGTCGATCTCCATGACAACTGCATTCGCTGCCCTCACCGTGCCACTGGCGATGCGCTCACTGGTCTGTCGTGGAACCTTCAAGATGAGTGTATTGGCATATCTGACACTTTTGTCAGGGTTCTACATGGCATGGAATATTGGGGCCAATGATGTGGCAAACGCCATGGGGACATCAGTGGGATCTGGGGCTTTGACACTCCGGCAGGCGGTGCTGACTGCAGCGGTGCTAGAGTTCTCTGGTGCATTCCTTATGGGCACCCATGTCACCAGCACCATGCAGAAGGGCATACTGGTTGCATCTGTCTTCCAAGGAAAGGACTCTCTGCTCTTCGCTGGATTGCTATCCTCCCTTGCTGCCGCTGGCACATGGCTGCAG GTTGCTTCATCATATGGCTGGCCTGTCTCAACTACACATTGTATTGTTGGGGCCATGGTTGGTTTCGGGCTTGTATATGGAGGGGTGAATGCAGTTTTCTGGAGCTCCTTGGCTAGAGTATCTTCATCTTGGGTCATTTCCCCTTTGATGGGTGCAGCAGTCTCTTTTCTTGTTTACAAGTGCATACGCAGG TTTGTATACAGTGCGCCAAATCCAGGccaggctgcagctgctgctgcaccaATTGCAGTGTTTACTGGTGTCACTGCAATCTCGTTTGCTGCTTTTCCTCTCAGTAAAGTCTTTCCCATTGCTCTCCTGCAAGCATTATCATGTGGGGCAATAGGAGCCATCATTGTTACCCGAGTGATCCAAAAACAGTTAGGTGAGCTACTGTCTTCGGAAGCAGAAAAGATAGCATCTGCTGATAAGTCAAATGTTCAGCAGGTTGGATTTCTTTCGGACATTGCTGGCCCTACAGGAGCTCAATTGCAGATCGTGTATGGTGTATTTGGTTACCTGCAGGTCTTATCAGCATGCTTCATGTCATTTGCTCATGGAGGCAATGACGTCTCCAATGCCATAGGGCCCCTGGCTGCAGCTTTGTCCATTCTTCAAGGTGTGGCAAGCAGTGCGGAGATAGTCATACCTACTGAAGTTCTTGCTTGGGGCGGGTTTGGAATTGTTGCAGGTCTTACGATGTGGGGATATAGGGTGATAGCAACAATTGGCAAGAAAATCACAGAACTGACACCAACTAGGGGCTTCGCGGCAGAGTTTGCAGCGGCTTCAGTGGTCTTGTTTGCATCAAAGCTTGGTTTGCCAATTTCTGCCACACATACACTTGTTGGAGCAGTGATGGGTGTCGGATTTTCAAGAGGGCTCAACAGAGTCAGAGTAGAGACAGTTCGCGAAATTGTGGTCTCCTGGTTGGTCACAATTCCAGCTGGTGCCGTGCTATGTGTCCTCTACACAACGATCCTAACCAAGATTCTGGCATACTTTATGTGA
- the LOC117859883 gene encoding plant intracellular Ras-group-related LRR protein 2 produces MDPTPQSHPILAYVLSRLPSLPAVRTPRSPSLTSSPRERDLEQASPRTPSGAAEIDLVGRMPGLRHPSVLSAMTRAVADVASARDAIRLLGPRPDHEQVDASRALLLSAASGDKPDATAKEKDDEEEKLEASREVVRLEEEHEAYGALLREAEEKLESVYRMAMHGRDIQEGGGGERKKGEEEEGSGAVDEEVVRVLKEAEEGRTLERVDLADRQLRLLPEPVGRIRGLLALDVSRNQLKVVPDAIGGLEHLEELRLASNNLVSLPDSIGLLSNLKLLDVSGNRLRVLPDTISKCRSLVELDASYNALAYLPTGIGHELVHLRALRVHLNKLRSLPSSVCEMRSLRLLDAHFNELRGLPAAIGRLSALESLDLSSNFSDMRDLPPSFGDLAGLRELDLSNNQIRALPDCFGRLGRLERLRLDQNPLAVPPPEVVAGGVGAVKEYMAGRWAEAVAEEERRRASAAAMAVDSPTKASTPREWLTRSVSSLSTWVSDVTVKVVGQDTVEEEEEFLQQQF; encoded by the exons atggaTCCAACGCCGCAGTCGCACCCGATCCTCGCCTACGTGCTGTCCCGCCTCCCCTCGCTGCCCGCGGTGAGGACGCCGCGGTCCCCGTCGCTGACGTCCTCCCCGCGCGAGCGGGACCTCGAGCAGGCGTCCCCGCGCACGCCGTCGGGCGCCGCGGAGATCGACCTGGTGGGGCGCATGCCGGGCCTGCGCCACCCGTCCGTGCTCTCGGCCATGacgcgcgccgtcgccgacgtcgCCTCCGCGCGCGACGCGATCCGCCTCCTGGGCCCCCGCCCCGACCACGAGCAGGTCGACGCCTCCCGCgcgctcctcctctccgccgcctccggggACAAGCCGGACGCGACCGCGAAGGagaaggacgacgaggaggagaagctggAGGCGAGCCGGGAGGTGGTGCGgctggaggaggagcacgaggcgTACGGCGCCCTTctgcgggaggcggaggagaagctGGAGAGCGTGTACCGGATGGCGATGCACGGGAGGGACATccaggagggtggcggcggtgagagaaagaagggggaggaggaggagggctccGGAGCGGTGGACGAGGAGGTGGTGCGGGTGCTCAAGGAAGCGGAGGAAGGGAGAACGTTGGAGCGGGTGGACCTCGCCGACCGGCAGCTGCGCCTCCTGCCGGAGCCCGTCGGCCGGATCCGCGGCCTCCTCGCGCTCGACGTCTCCCGCAACCAGCTCAAG GTGGTTCCCGATGCTATTGGCGGGCTCGAACACCTGGaagaactccgcctcgcctccaaCAACTTGGTTTCCCTCCCGGACTCCATCGGCCTCCTCTCCAACCTCAAGCTCCTCGACGTCTCCGGCAACCGGCTCAGGGTCCTGCCCGACACCATCTCGAAATGCAG ATCGCTGGTGGAGCTGGACGCGAGCTACAACGCGCTGGCGTACCTCCCGACGGGCATCGGGCACGAGCTGGTGCACCTGCGTGCGCTGCGCGTGCACCTCAACAAGCTGCGGTCGCTGCCGTCCTCCGTCTGCGAGATGCGGTCGCTGCGCCTCCTGGACGCGCATTTCAACGAGCTCCGgggcctccccgccgccatcgGCCGGCTCTCCGCGCTGGAGTCGCTGGACCTGAGCAGCAACTTCAGCGACATGCGGGACCTGCCGCCGTCGTTCGGTGACCTGGCGGGCCTCCGCGAGCTCGAcctcagcaacaaccagatccGCGCGCTGCCGGACTGCTTCGGCCGGCTGGGCAGGCTGGAGCGCCTCCGCCTCGACCAGAACCCGCTCGCCGTGCCACCGCCGGaggtggtcgccggcggcgtcggcgcggtgAAGGAGTACATGGCGGGGCGGTGGGCCGAGGCCGTcgccgaggaggagcggcggcgcgcgagcgcGGCCGCCATGGCGGTGGATAGCCCCACCAAGGCGTCCACGCCCAGGGAGTGGCTGACGCGGAGCGTGTCGTCGCTGAGCACATGGGTGTCGGATGTGACTGTGAAGGTTGTCGGACAGGAcacggtggaggaggaagaggaattCCTGCAGCAGCAGTTCTGA
- the LOC117859872 gene encoding protein JOKA2 isoform X2, which yields MSDRSSPAAPTFFPFGPQAEVRDVTFKVKYGDTLKRFYGCVNGAHLDMNLSALRAKIATAFKFGPDADFILTYTDEDGDAVMLDDDDDLRDAALRQKLNPLRITVQLKKSQPTEQKERNSTPVKPTAQDPLSQIMSAIEGLKPAQEESLAHIKSAIGEAIKSIPEPIPDALAKLSHEVLDAAPPPLAELMKPFVQMMAPSNGGNGPSDAHAEGSSTSSTRVAEDAPVAVPAIAKPKAKACLDLRSVLKDAPVAAPSVEASQGQQPSMYPSVEELLFPSNSVDKPVCKGKIDAQSKGKSVASSATQPASLHAVPIHVPPPPPCVSELFRPRRSQPHQWQSENNTKVTSDSRWRIPMYKVPYAPPAAVSHAPPGYGPSPHFPYPGRLLSSGHPYGDLAGNMENSAPRSLHRWIQCDGCGVQPIVGPRFKSNVKEDYDLCNSCFQRMGNEVEYTKIDKPILPHRLLRDPHSVHHPRVVMKSKREKLESRFILDVTVLDGTLMTPSTPFTKIWRMHNNGSIVWPLGTQLIWVGGDQFALQTSVPLEIPVNGFPVDKEIDVAVDFVAPTRPGRYISYWRLASPSGQKFGQRVWVHIQVEDPSFVNDNNRNTAINLNLPPEGSSANTTSLIDVNIEPVDPALSAHAKRTKEFHFYPSDVPEPKKSQPALVVATSMPAAAPANLVVDVPMSSATAAAFVPSVSVPAPAPAPAPELLAPVGPSPVNVPILPTTVPVSMPAPASAPASAPASVPVPPPAASAAAPEPFDIDGHNEEKLLRELEEMGFRQIDLNKEILRQNNYNLELSVDDLCGVNEWDPLLAELEEMGFDDTEMNKELLAKNGGSIKRAVMDLIAREKKDK from the exons ATGTCCGACCGgagctcgccggccgcgccgacgTTCTTCCCCTTCGGCCCGCAGGCCGAAGTGCGAGACGTCACATTCAAG GTCAAATACGGTGACACTCTTAAGAGGTTTTATGGTTGTGTCAATGGAGCTCATTTGGACATGAATTTATCTGCTCTGCGGGCAAAGATAGCAACTGCCTTTAAGTTCGGTCCTGATGCTGACTTCATTCTGACTTACACCGATGAGGATGGTGATGCTGTCAtgctagatgatgatgatgacctgCGTGATGCAGCTCTGCGTCAGAAACTAAACCCTCTGAGGATTACTGTTCAGCTAAAGAAAAGTCAACCAACTGAACAAAAGGAGAGAAATTCTACACCTGTGAAGCCTACTGCTCAGGATCCACTGTCCCAGATAATGTCAGCTATCGAAGGTTTGAAACCTGCTCAGGAAGAAAGTCTGGCACATATAAAATCAGCTATAGGTGAAGCTATCAAGTCTATCCCAGAGCCAATTCCTGATGCCCTTGCAAAACTCTCTCATGAAGTACTTGATGCGGCACCACCACCATTAGCTGAGCTGATGAAACCTTTTGTGCAAATGATGGCACCGAGCAATGGTGGCAATGGACCATCTGATGCACATGCTGAAGGGTCATCCACCTCTTCTACTCGTGTGGCAGAGGATGCTCCTGTTGCTGTTCCTGCCATAGCTAAGCCCAAAGCTAAGGCATGTTTGGATCTTAGGAGTGTGTTAAAGGATGCTCCTGTTGCTGCTCCTAGTGTTGAGGCTTCTCAAGGTCAGCAACCATCAATGTACCCATCTGTTGAGGAGTTGCTGTTCCCCAGTAATTCAGTTGACAAACCTGTTTGCAAAGGGAAGATTGATGCTCAAAGTAAGGGCAAATCTGTTGCGTCCTCTGCCACTCAGCCTGCCTCCCTGCATGCTGTTCCCATTCATgttccgcctccacctccttgtGTTTCTGAATTGTTCCGTCCACGAAGGAGCCAACCACACCAGTGGCAATCTGAAAATAATACAAAAGTCACTAGTGATTCCAGATGGCGCATTCCAATGTATAAAGTTCCCTATGCACCACCTGCAGCAGTGTCTCATGCACCACCAGGCTATGGACCTTCTCCACATTTTCCTTATCCAGGCCGTCTCTTGTCTTCTGGGCATCCATATGGAGATCTTGCTGGCAATATGGAGAACTCTGCACCACGTAGTCTCCATAGATGGATTCAGTGTGATGGTTGTGGAGTACAACCAATTGTTGGTCCACGTTTCAAATCTAACGT GAAAGAAGACTACGATTTGTGCAATTCCTGTTTCCAGCGCATGGGAAATGAAGTTGAGTACACCAAAATAGACAAGCCTATTTTACCACACAGGTTACTGAGAGATCCTCATTCG GTGCACCACCCACGGGTTGTGATGAAGTCGAAACGGGAGAAACTTGAAAGTCGCTTCATTTTGGATGTAACTGTCCTGGATGGCACACTGATGACACCTTCTACCCCGTTTACTAAGATTTGGCGCATGCATAACAATGGGTCTATCGTGTGGCCATTGGGCACACAGCTTATCTGGGTCGGTGGAGATCAGTTTGCATTGCAGACCTCTGTTCCATTAGAG ATTCCAGTCAATGGGTTTCCTGTGGATAAGGAGATTGATGTTGCTGTTGATTTTGTGGCACCCACAAGGCCTGGGAGGTACATATCTTACTGGAGGTTGGCATCACCTTCTGGTCAGAAATTTGGTCAGCGAGTTTGGGTTCATATTCAG GTGGAAGATCCTTCCTTTGTTAATGACAATAACAGGAACACTGCTATTAATCTGAATCTGCCACCAGAAGGCAGTAGTGCAAACACAACTAGCCTAATTGATGTGAACATTGAGCCTGTTGACCCAGCCCTTAGTGCACATGCCAAACGCACTAAAGAGTTCCACTTCTATCCGAGTGATGTTCCAGAGCCCAAGAAATCTCAGCCTGCTCTAGTAGTTGCTACCTCTATGCCTGCAGCAGCTCCTGCAAACCTTGTCGTTGATGTTCCCATGTCCAGTGccactgctgctgcttttgTGCCTTCTGTTAGTGTgcctgcacctgcacctgcacctgcacctgAGCTGCTTGCCCCGGTTGGACCTTCACCTGTTAATGTGCCTATCCTGCCTACAACTGTGCCTGTTTCTATGCCTGCCCCTGCATCCGCACCTGCATCTGCCCCTGCTTCTGTGCCTGTGCCTCCACCTGCAGCCAGCGCCGCAGCACCTGAGCCTTTTGACATAGATGGTCACAATGAAGAGAAGCTGCTGAgggagctggaggaaatgggcTTTAGGCAGATTGATCTGAACAAGGAAATCCTTAGGCAGAACAATTACAACCTGGAGCTGTCTGTGGATGATCTGTGTGGCGTCAACGAATGGGATCCCCTCCTTGCAGAGCTGGAGGAGATG GGTTTCGATGATACTGAGATGAACAAGGAGCTGCTCGCAAAGAACGGGGGAAGCATCAAGCGAGCTGTGATGGACCTCATCGCCAGGGAGAAGAAGGACAAGTGA
- the LOC117865040 gene encoding amine oxidase [copper-containing] zeta, peroxisomal has product MAAAEEKAKVASAPGGGAVMAGDAAPPNTAKGSTKGIPIMAKAQRSHPLDPLSAAEIAVAVATVRAAGRTPEVRDSMRFVEVVLLEPEKNVVALADAYFFPPFQPSLLPRTKGVPVIPSRLPSRRARLVVYNKQTNETSVWVVELSEVHAAARGGHHRGKVISSEVVPDVQPAMDAMEYAECEATVKSYPPFIEAMKKRGIDDMDLVMVDAWCAGYYSDADAPNRRIGKPLIFCRTESDSPMENGYARPVEGIHVVVDMQNNVVIEFEDRKLVPLPPPDHLRNYTPGETRGGVDRSDVKPLIINQPEGPSFRINGYFVEWQKWNFRIGFTPKEGLIIHSVAYIDGNRGRRPIAHRLSFVEMVVPYGDPNEPHYRKNAFDAGEDGLGKNAHSLKKGCDCLGFIKYFDAHFTNFTGGVETIENCVCLHEEDHGILWKHQDWRTGLAEVRRSRRLTVSFICTVANYEYGFYWHFYQDGKIEAEVKLTGILSLGALMPGEQRKYGTTIAPGLYAPVHQHFFVARMDMAVDCKPNEPYNQVVEVNVKVEDAGPNNVHNNAFYAEEKLLKTELQAMRDCDPSSVRHWIVRNTRNVNRTGRPTGYKLIPGSNCLPLALPEAKFLRRAGFLKHNLWVTSYKNDEMFPGGEFPNQNPRIDEGLATWVKKDRSLEETNIVLWYVFGLTHIPRLEDWPVMPVERIGFMLMPHGFFNCSPAVDVPPGPDADAKEAESPKGVHTELISKL; this is encoded by the exons ATGGCCGCAGCTGAGGAAAAGGCGAAGGTCGCGTCggcacccggcggcggcgccgtgatGGCGGGggacgccgcgccgcccaaCACCGCGAAGGGCTCGACCAAAG GGATTCCAATCATGGCGAAGGCACAGAGAAGCCACCCGTTGGACCCATTGTCTGCTGCTGAAATTGCTGTGGCTGTAGCAACTGTCAGAGCTGCTGGAAGAACTCCTGAG GTACGAGACAGTATGCGCTTTGTTGAAGTTGTGCTCCTGGAGCCTGAAAAGAATGTTGTGGCATTAGCTGATGCATACTTCTTCCCACCATTCCAACCATCCCTGCTTCCTAGAACAAAAGGTGTTCCTGTTATTCCAAGCAGATTGCCATCTAGGAGAGCCAGGCTTGTTGTCtacaacaaacaaacaaacgaGACTAGTGTTTGGGTTGTAGAACTCTCTGAAGTGCATGCTGCTGCTCGGGGTGGACATCACAGAGGCAAGGTCATATCATCAGAAGTTGTTCCAGATGTTCAACCTGCAATG GACGCTATGGAATATGCTGAATGTGAAGCTACTGTAAAAAGTTATCCCCCTTTTATTGAAGCAATGAAGAAAAGAGGCATAGATGACATGGATCTTGTCATGGTAGATGCATG GTGTGCAGGCTACTACAGTGATGCTGATGCTCCCAACCGAAGAATTGGCAAACCTCTGATCTTTTGTAGAACGGAAAGTGATAGCCCTATGGAGAATGGTTATGCACGTCCTGTTGAAGGAATCCATGTTGTTGTTGATATGCAGAACAATGTTGTGATAGAGTTTGAAGATCGGAAGTTAGTGCCTCTGCCCCCACCAGATCATTTGAGGAACTACACCCCTGGTGAAACACGAGGTGGTGTTGATCGAAGTGATGTGAAACCTCTTATTATCAATCAACCTGAAGGCCCAAGTTTCCGTATCAATGGCTATTTTGTGGAATGGCAAAAG TGGAATTTCCGTATTGGCTTCACCCCTAAAGAGGGTTTGATTATCCATTCTGTTGCATACATTGATGGGAATCGTGGACGCCGACCTATTGCTCACAGGTTGAGTTTTGTTGAGATGGTTGTTCCTTATGGAGATCCAAATGAACCACATTATCGGAAAAATGCATTTGATGCTGGAGAAGATGGGTTGGGAAAGAATGCACACTCTCTTAAGAAG GGATGTGACTGTTTGGGATTTATAAAGTACTTTGATGCACATTTTACAAATTTTACTGGTGGTGTGGAGACCATTGAGAATTGTGTTTGTTTACATGAGGAGGACCATGGAATACTTTGGAAACACCAAGACTGGAGAACTGGGTTGGCGGAAGTAAGACGATCAAGGAGGCTTACTGTATCATTCATATGCACAGTTGCTAACTATGAGTATGGATTTTACTGGCACTTTTATCAG GATGGTAAGATAGAAGCAGAGGTAAAGCTTACTGGAATTCTTAGCTTGGGAGCTCTAATGCCTGGGGAACAAAGGAAATATGGCACAACTATTGCCCCTGGTCTGTATGCACCAGTTCATCAGCATTTCTTTGTTGCCCGTATGGACATGGCAGTTGATTGCAAACCCAATGAGCCTTATAATCAG GTGGTTGAGGTGAACGTTAAAGTTGAAGATGCAGGCCCAAATAATGTGCACAACAATGCTTTCTATGCTGAAGAAAAGCTTTTGAAGACTGAGCTGCAGGCAATGCGTGATTGTGACCCCTCATCTGTGCGCCATTGGATT GTAAGAAACACAAGAAATGTAAACCGCACTGGACGACCGACAGGTTACAAGCTCATACCTGGTTCCAATTGTCTGCCACTGGCCCTACCCGAGGCCAAATTCTTGAGAAGAGCTGGGTTCTTGAAGCATAACCTTTGGGTCACATCATACAAAAACGATGAGATGTTCCCTGGAGGTGAGTTCCCCAACCAGAATCCGCGCATCGACGAGGGCTTAGCTACGTGGGTGAAGAAGGATCGGTCCCTGGAGGAAACCAACATTGTTCTTTG GTATGTTTTCGGGCTCACCCATATCCCAAGGCTGGAAGACTGGCCCGTCATGCCGGTGGAGCGGATCGGCTTCATGCTCATG CCCCATGGATTCTTCAACTGCTCGCCTGCTGTTGACGTTCCTCCTGGACCCGACGCGGACGCCAAGGAAGCCGAGTCGCCGAAGGGCGTCCACACCGAGCTGATCTCCAAGCTATGA